The window aaataataacaataattgttttacttaataaatctttatttttacaagtatttttgtgtgcttttgtcattttacaaattatttttattatattaatatataatatattaatattataataataaattattattattttagtccgtatttttcggactattagTCGCACCTAAATATAAGTCgcgtcagtccaaaaatatgtcatgatgaggaagtcgcactggactataagtcgcatttattctgaaccaagggaaaacattaccgtctccagccgcgagagggcgttcTATGTcatcagtgtagactacaggatcactgagcagcatagagcgccctctcgcggctggagacggtaatgttttctcttcgtTCATTTCTCTGttgatttctcttggttcatgttaaattaattttgataaataagtcgcacctgactataagctgcaggaccagccaaactatgaaaaaaagtgcgacttatagtccggaaaataaagTATATACCTTGATTTCAATGAATTTGTAATGTTGTAGCACTTTCTGTGTCAACTTCAACCCTATCTGTTTTACAGCTCCATTCTCTTTCCATCTTCTGTTGCATTCCTGCCACAGCATTCCTGTTCATGCTGTTTCCTTCCAAAACATCCTGTCttaactttttcttttcattctttctttctttatcaaCCATCATCTTTCTCCATTGGCTTCCCAGTATCACTACTCTTCAACCTTGCTTCTTCTCTTTTATGGTGGTGGGATGTTTGTTTTCAACAGCAGAACCACATTGTCATCAAGTAATCTGCTCTGTCAAAGCATTCCTGTAATTCCTCTTCGACATCTTTCACTCCTCTCTAGCTTGGGAAATCTGTGGTGGCCAAGACCGCCATCccgaaaggtacagaactgaccCTTGACATGCTGACTGTGAAAGTAGCAGAACCTAAGGGTGTAGCTCCAGAAGACATCTTCCAGTTGGTGGGGAAGAAAGTGACAACAGACATCGAAGAGGACGAGAGCGTCATTGAGGATGCAGTCGACAACTACGGCAAAAAAGCCAAAGCTTGAGGAAAACTGTCTTTGCCGTCTCTGCCTGTCGTTCTTCATCAGACTGGAAAGAAATTGAGATATTTTTGCCAAAATGAAAAGCATTATTCTAGAAGCACGGTTAAAATGGCATTATGTTTTGCAGACAGAAACTAATGCAACAATACAACAAGTACCATTAAATCTGTTTATATGGGTTTTTATTTGCCAAATACTGCtgaataaatctgaataaataatggTGCTAAAAAGATGGAAATCTGTCTTATTTTTAAGGCGAATTAATGGAATCAAAAATGTGTAGGGCTTATTACTATCCATATAAATTACCAATTTAATTGGGTTATACCGTGAATGTTGCTTTTTTTGAGTAAGTGTTGataggatttgtgtgtgtgtgtgtgtgtgtgtgtgtgtgtgtatatactgtgtgtTTGTCATGGTAGCACCATAATTGTCTTTTTAAATACCATGGTACAGGAATGCAGGAAATGGCCATTacatgttgtttgtttatttatttattgggatATAATCAGGCTTTCCTTTGAAACTAAAATTACACACAAATCTAGCTTTCAGTTGACCTTCAAAGACCAGCTTGTTTCTTTCAGTGAAGGGCACTACGCGGTCAGTGTTTCATGACAAGtcctgtttatatttattatagattgATACGTTTGCAATACCATATTGTTGCAACGCCCTATCAGGGCACGCTGATGATCACGGGACTTGTACAGCCACGGTTTAGTCATTTTATTGGTCGGCGACTCAACTTTTCGTCATTTGACTGGACAACAGAACTGCTTATCAAAAATACACAACACTGATTGGTTGAGCGCCATTTCTTTCGCAGCCGTTCTCTCTTAAGCACCTCCCTCACTGACATTGGAGCCATCGACGAGGAAGACCGTAGTGGTTTGTGTTTTCAGTTGTTCGCACTCCAAACATATTTAGCGAGCCATGGACGATTTTGATATGCTCAGTGCCCCTCAAGGAAGCGCAGGAAACGGTGTGGGGGCGGACGAGGACCCGGCGGCAGCGTTTCTGGCCCAGCAAGAGAGTGAAATCGCGGGCATCGAGAATGACGAGGGCTTCAGCATCCTGGACAGCGGAGAAGTGCCTTCATCCCTGAGCCAAGACCCCGACGGTGGGTTCACACAACATCGataagaataaaaacaaacaaaaagtcctCTCTTTATAATCTTAAAAGCGATCAGTCAGATATAACTGTTCTACTCGCTCGTTAGCCAGCCAGCTAGCCTTCATTCAGAGCTCTGAGGTAACGCGATGTGTATAAATAATACGCGTTGTGCTGTTTATATAGATCTCACTACCAAAACTAGTTTAAAAGCCATTTAAATGTCCTAACGTTTTACTTAATGgactgttaatgttagttaaatgAAGAAGGAAAATGGCGTTATCTGTCGTTAGCTCCGCTCTTTCCTCTGGTAAGTTACGTTAACGTTAGATCGCACGTTTAACGGTTTAATTGCAAATTTATTCGTGTTCAAAATAGATAATTGTCTCTTTGAACACATATTTACCGATTTTTGTGTCGATTGATTACAGTATTAAGTTACCGTCAACGTTACTGGTTGTATCAGCAAAATTCCAGTTCCTTGAACGTTGATGgagtttttattatataatgacCTTTGGACGAaagggtgtgtgtgagagagagagagagtgggagtgaGAGAGTAGTTCCTATTGCATTTATATTGAAGTGTCCAGGCATCTTTTAGATTTGGTTTTGACCGGACCACTGCTCTGTATTCACGTATTGAGATGCCTATTTAGACCGCATCGGAAATCCACGAAAATTAGTGATTTGAACCCGCATTtgattgccaaaaatattatttataatagaaCACGCTTGTAATGTCAAGAAATGATTGTCTCGAACTCGCCTGTCATGTTATAAATGATGGATTCGATCATTTCAAACGAACCTGTAATGGAATAAATATTCGATTTGAATGTTCGAATGGCCATACATAAATGATCGATTTGAACCCCGTTATGATGGTCAAAAGGTTTTGTTCTAAAGAATCTAGAGTGTCTTTCGTGCccaaaaaaacacttaaacatttggcagatcctttttttttttcaaaacgaGTTGCTTAAGGGGTTCATATTTAATGGTTCATACGCTCACAGTTAGTCTTTTTAGTTAGGCAGCTCCATCACAAATATCTCATGGCTGATTTAATCTCTACAGGTACTTAAACTATAATTacacctttttaaattaattttataccaTTTTGGTGGTCTTTGCCTTGGTTTGTAATCACACCATACATTTATCAATCTACGTCTACTAAAAGCGTCTAGTGTTCCCTTTTTACTGGCTGTTGGCTTGAATGTTGCTTTGGCCGAAAGttttgaataaatgatgatgGGGATGTTGTTTCACTGGCAAAAAGGCACAGTCTGACTTCGGTCTAGAGTGACTGAAGACAACAGTCTTGGAGGTACAATGCAGTACAGTCTGCAGAAAAACAGTCAGGCCTAAATACTTAAATTCAGGCTTGGGTTAAAAATGGATTTTCATTTGCTGAAAACTTGTCGTCTTTTATTAATTGTATGCTTAGTATGTATTTCTTCAGGAAGAAAGGAAAAGAAGTCAGCAAAACCAAAGACTTTGGCAGGAGGAAAGACTGTATATCCTGTCCCACAATTCACCACTAAAATAATGCTTTGTCATGGACTATACGTTATTGCAAAagaattgctgttttttttttttttttttttaatgtttttgacggAGGCCTTTATCCAAAGTTTCTTCCGTTGCATTTAATTTTTGAGTTTCATGTATTCCCTGGGAATTAAACCCACAGCCTTCATTTGTTAGTGgcatgctctactgtttgagcttcAGGAAGGCTATATAGCCTTTGTCTAATGACAGGGTGATTCATACTGATGGTTTGTATACGATGCATGGACAATTGACCGAACACTGACTATTTTTAAGCATCCTTGTTCTCTCTCTTTTATCTTGGCAGGTGGAGCATTGAATGGAGATCTGCACGGGGTAAGACTTTGATGGATTCTTTCTTGTGTTCCATCAAACTGagcacaatttaaaaaatattacataggagttgtatttattaaattttttcgtGTCTtcaatgtatttataatacagaTGATAGGAAATGCAGTGTGCATGAgcacagaacaaaaaaataaattggtCTGCTAGTACCCCTCCCTTCGTTTGTGTgttttgcactttaatatattttaatgttataaaataaaacaaagcaaagaacaagtgtcttatttattataaaatgtagcattacatcactttgtCCGTGACAAACAGTTGTTCTGCCATGGtacaagtccttgtggagatTGAAAGAATGGCATCTTCTGTTGTTCTGttgtcatctcttttttttttttttttaagttttaaatcaaTTATCTgttctttgatatttatttgccgccgttgttttgtaatttattttttttatttcaaaagcaggacaaaacagtaaaaagcacatttctgcaatttaattaatgcaatggtggaaaaaaaatggcaaaataggCCTACATGGGGGATGTGAAAAAACATGTTTGGTATTTGACCTTTGGCATAGTGTTTAATTTTAACACTcggaagagaaaggaaaacttgaaatcgcgttatatgacccctttaaaataattgaaGAATTGCTTAAATGAGTCGATGCTTTTAAAGAATTGCATCAACTAAATATTATACTGAGATTGTATGGTTTGGACTCCTACTTTTTGCTGTTTGTGTTCTGTAGGAGAGTAACGGTCCTTCAGACGTGTATGCAGCCATCTCCAGTGTTGACCGATTGCAGGCAGAGCCGGAGAGCTTGAGGAAGTGGAGAGAGGAGCAGCGTGAGCGGCTGGAGCAACTTGGTAACTTGAGCATAGATGTTAATGTTCTCCTTAAGAAGTATTAAAACTATAAGGTTAATTTACGGCTGACAGATGTTCCCTCTGCTGTTTTTCAGATGCTAACTCCCGTAAGCAGGAGGCAGAGTGGAAGGAGAAAGCAAAGCTGGAGCTGGAGGAGTGGCACACAAGGCAGAACGAGCAACTGGAGAAGACCAAAGTCAACAACAGGTACACGACACTATTCAAGCAGCTGAAGTCTATAGAAGAGGCCTAGTTTGTCTCTTACTGTTTTGGTTACAAAAGCACTAGAAAGTGCATGGCTTCTCCATCGTACTCATCATCGAGGTTTATGCTTGTTAAGTGTATTCAAggggaaaccttttttttttgcaaaggaatggtttactcaaaaatgaaaaatggctgaaaatgtactcgccccctcaggccatccaaaatgtagaggagtttgtattttctcatcaatggatcctctgcagtgaatgtgtgcCGTCAAAatgaatccaaacagctgataaaaacatcacaataattttgattattcccaactttgagaagctcTGCTCGCTGGGGGAATTGGAcaccatcatgcacagatagatgcgctCAACCAATTTCGACATTTGTAAATGTCTGAGAAAGATTCAACGATGACAAAAGCTTGTACAAGCTCTGCTGATTCGTTCAGTCAACGGTTTCTGAGTGTGCATAAATGCAGCAAAACTGTATTAGTTAATTTTGACTGATaaataatcagttaaacggtttcaaaagtcatttatttattttcagctaattatcaaaatatttaaataggtTTGCATGGTTGAGTTAGgcttaagtgtttttttagtctcaaaacgcaatcttatacaatttggccaaaatctagaaaagataATGCTGTGATTAAGCGTTAGATCTCTATATTTTCCTTgtctttttgagtaaagaaaacactgtactttattattatgcaaattataggcaaagaatatggtttaaaaaaattgttattaaCCCGTATTTCTTCCACCTGAAACGGTTTTGGAATGGTAATAATAACacagaacagaaacgttaaaatctCAGTTCTGCTCCGAGTGAaccaattaaacttttttttaattttcaagccCTGG is drawn from Carassius gibelio isolate Cgi1373 ecotype wild population from Czech Republic chromosome B1, carGib1.2-hapl.c, whole genome shotgun sequence and contains these coding sequences:
- the LOC127948765 gene encoding clathrin light chain A isoform X1, translating into MDDFDMLSAPQGSAGNGVGADEDPAAAFLAQQESEIAGIENDEGFSILDSGEVPSSLSQDPDGGALNGDLHGESNGPSDVYAAISSVDRLQAEPESLRKWREEQRERLEQLDANSRKQEAEWKEKAKLELEEWHTRQNEQLEKTKVNNRVLDEDFFKQPFADLIGYVTHINHPCYRLDQAAEEAMVSELDENSPGTEWERVARLCDFNPKSSKQAKDVSRMRSVLISLKQAPLVR
- the LOC127948765 gene encoding clathrin light chain A isoform X2 codes for the protein MDDFDMLSAPQGSAGNGVGADEDPAAAFLAQQESEIAGIENDEGFSILDSGEVPSSLSQDPDGGALNGDLHGESNGPSDVYAAISSVDRLQAEPESLRKWREEQRERLEQLDANSRKQEAEWKEKAKLELEEWHTRQNEQLEKTKVNNRAAEEAMVSELDENSPGTEWERVARLCDFNPKSSKQAKDVSRMRSVLISLKQAPLVR